Proteins encoded by one window of Nitrincola iocasae:
- a CDS encoding M23 family metallopeptidase, which produces MRQKLIITLTTVRGSRQYTLSQLAGYLVGLFLLLSALSFFISNLLLVKTRDDLQGLEQEKITLEEQFTEALGTQQLYLENLAELGSRYSEVFYQRAQLEEEKIRLDADLTEIESILGVLTDIPEDTTQVDRSALLQAATVQRLFLLYSIPNGLPIKGTRIGSGFGTRVHPITGRRTPHNGLDFPSARGTPVYATADGIVEKSGYDQGSGFGNLIVLQHNLGFKTYYAHLQKTEVESSQYVHKGQLIGYSGNTGRSTGPHLHYEVRHLYTPLDPKHFVDWGLDNFESLFSNIEVVAWESLNAMYPLNQGGPQ; this is translated from the coding sequence TTGCGACAGAAACTGATCATCACCCTGACCACCGTTCGCGGTTCTCGTCAATACACGCTCAGTCAGCTTGCTGGCTACCTGGTAGGCTTGTTTCTACTGCTTTCTGCTCTAAGTTTTTTTATATCCAACCTGCTTCTGGTTAAAACCCGGGATGATCTACAGGGATTGGAACAAGAAAAAATCACTCTTGAAGAACAATTCACCGAAGCCCTGGGTACGCAACAACTGTATCTGGAAAATTTGGCTGAGTTAGGTTCTCGCTACTCTGAGGTTTTCTACCAACGCGCCCAACTGGAAGAAGAAAAAATACGTCTGGATGCTGACCTGACAGAGATCGAATCCATACTGGGTGTACTGACGGATATTCCGGAGGATACTACTCAGGTTGATCGTTCTGCTCTTTTGCAAGCGGCTACCGTACAACGTCTGTTTTTGCTGTACAGCATCCCCAACGGTCTTCCAATCAAAGGCACACGTATAGGTTCCGGCTTCGGCACCCGGGTACACCCGATTACCGGACGACGGACCCCTCATAACGGCCTGGACTTTCCATCTGCCAGAGGTACTCCCGTATATGCTACAGCCGATGGCATCGTGGAAAAATCCGGTTATGATCAAGGGTCTGGTTTTGGTAATCTGATTGTACTACAACATAATTTGGGTTTTAAAACCTACTATGCACACCTGCAAAAGACTGAAGTAGAATCATCGCAATATGTGCATAAAGGTCAACTGATCGGCTATAGTGGTAACACCGGGCGCTCGACAGGACCGCACTTGCATTACGAAGTCCGGCATTTATACACACCGCTTGACCCTAAACATTTTGTCGATTGGGGCTTGGACAATTTCGAATCACTTTTCAGTAATATAGAGGTTGTAGCGTGGGAATCCTTAAACGCCATGTACCCCCTAAACCAGGGCGGGCCACAGTAA
- the ppnN gene encoding nucleotide 5'-monophosphate nucleosidase PpnN, with amino-acid sequence MITEQFVDASITPLGNLDTLSPHEVARLQDRSNSGLHTLFRQCALAVLNTGSEMDSTRKVLHRFRRFDVQISQKFRDVQLDLINAPASAFVDGEMIQGIREHLFSVLRDLLYVQDELDSGDDELTESERITNLVFHILRHAGAMRPHVKPDTVVCWGGHSINRIEYDYTKKVGYELGLRKMNICTGCGPGAMKGPMKGATIAHSKQRITQGRYLGITEPGIIAAESPNPIVNELLILPDIEKRLEAFVRLGHGIIVFPGGAGTAEEILYILGILLREENAHMPFPLIFTGPEESKTYFETLDKFIAATLGEPARRFYEIITGDAHAVAQRMKERLDEVTRYRKSNGESYHFNWDLMIPLALQQPFEPTHELMEGLNLSLQQPDYALAAQLRCALSGIVAGNVKEPGIRAIEERGPFQLTGDPQVIDALAELLESFVQQRRMKINHEDYVPCFRLAHRA; translated from the coding sequence ATGATCACCGAGCAGTTTGTCGATGCCAGCATCACCCCTTTAGGTAATCTTGACACCCTGTCGCCCCATGAGGTAGCAAGATTACAGGACAGAAGTAACAGTGGTTTGCACACCCTGTTTCGTCAGTGTGCATTGGCTGTGCTTAATACTGGCAGTGAAATGGATAGCACGCGTAAGGTGCTACACCGCTTTCGTCGTTTCGATGTTCAGATCAGTCAAAAGTTTCGTGATGTCCAACTGGATCTGATCAATGCACCCGCCTCGGCTTTTGTTGATGGTGAAATGATTCAAGGGATACGCGAACATCTGTTTTCGGTATTGCGTGATCTGCTGTATGTTCAGGATGAGCTGGATAGTGGTGATGATGAGTTAACTGAATCTGAGCGGATCACCAATCTGGTATTTCATATTTTGCGTCATGCTGGTGCGATGCGTCCCCATGTTAAACCTGATACGGTGGTTTGCTGGGGTGGTCATTCGATTAACCGTATTGAGTATGACTATACCAAAAAAGTCGGTTATGAATTGGGCCTGCGTAAGATGAATATCTGTACTGGCTGTGGACCCGGTGCGATGAAAGGTCCGATGAAAGGTGCGACTATTGCGCATTCTAAACAGCGCATTACCCAGGGACGTTATCTCGGTATTACCGAGCCTGGAATTATTGCCGCTGAATCACCCAACCCGATAGTGAACGAACTGCTGATCCTGCCGGATATTGAAAAACGTCTGGAAGCCTTTGTCCGCTTAGGCCATGGCATTATTGTGTTCCCTGGTGGTGCTGGAACAGCAGAAGAGATACTTTATATTTTGGGCATCCTGCTGCGCGAAGAGAATGCTCACATGCCTTTCCCGTTAATTTTTACCGGGCCAGAAGAGAGTAAAACCTATTTTGAAACGTTGGACAAGTTTATCGCCGCAACACTGGGTGAGCCAGCAAGACGTTTTTATGAGATTATTACCGGGGATGCGCATGCTGTCGCACAGCGGATGAAAGAACGCCTGGATGAAGTGACCCGCTATCGTAAATCCAACGGTGAGTCTTACCACTTTAACTGGGACCTGATGATTCCGTTGGCGTTACAGCAACCCTTTGAGCCAACACATGAGTTGATGGAGGGGCTGAATTTGTCTTTACAACAGCCAGACTATGCATTGGCGGCTCAATTACGCTGTGCGCTGTCTGGCATCGTTGCCGGCAATGTCAAGGAGCCAGGGATTCGAGCAATTGAAGAGCGTGGACCATTTCAGCTAACGGGTGATCCGCAGGTAATCGATGCGCTGGCAGAGCTGCTGGAGAGCTTTGTGCAACAGCGGCGCATGAAAATCAATCATGAGGACTATGTGCCTTGCTTTCGCTTGGCTCATCGAGCCTGA
- a CDS encoding AMP-binding protein: MTKTSVPLYHNALCLNELFDSVFRQFGDSTAFSHSGGSISFAELDQKSRILAGWFQQQLELKPGDRVAVQLPNIMQYPLVMVAIQRAGLVLVNSNPLYTPAELHFQLKDSGARALITFAPLARRAAIALEDTAVTSILITELGDLHPPMKGWLLNQYVRHIAMPFSDSSLPQVTWLQDVLSQHSTEAWQPVKQTSNDLALLQYTGGTTGIPKGAMLTQGNLMANLKQLKDLLERYTHTGQERLLQPLPLYHIYAFMLNLAFFSQGANTELVPNPKNIKSLIRCFQTHKPTVFAGINPLFNTLLNHKHFKRLSFKHLGLTISGGMALSPLLGTAWSEVTGSAIAEGYGLTECSPVVSVNRPDHIIIGSVGPALSNTQVRIIDEQGNLLPIGETGEIQVKGPQVMAGYWNQPEETQQALSRDGWLNTGDIGLLTQEGALKIIDRKKELICVSGFKVFPSELETLVCSMPEVEDCAAIGIPDEATGEKIKLYVMTRSTNLTPQTVRTYCKERLTAYKVPKCVEFCSTLPRTPVGKVLRRKLKEQALRQLENNSRNSNQAR, encoded by the coding sequence ATGACAAAAACCTCTGTACCTCTCTACCACAATGCCCTATGCCTGAACGAATTGTTCGACTCTGTATTCAGGCAATTTGGTGACAGCACCGCCTTTTCACATTCAGGTGGCAGCATCTCTTTTGCTGAGCTTGATCAGAAAAGCCGCATCCTGGCTGGCTGGTTTCAACAACAACTTGAACTGAAGCCAGGTGATCGTGTCGCGGTTCAATTACCCAATATAATGCAATACCCACTGGTGATGGTTGCCATCCAACGCGCCGGACTGGTCTTAGTTAACAGCAATCCACTGTACACACCCGCAGAACTACATTTTCAGCTCAAGGACAGTGGCGCTCGTGCGCTCATTACCTTTGCCCCTCTGGCTCGCCGTGCGGCTATAGCGCTGGAGGATACTGCAGTTACCAGTATCCTGATAACCGAGCTGGGGGACCTTCACCCACCCATGAAGGGTTGGCTGTTAAATCAATACGTTCGTCATATAGCCATGCCTTTTTCCGACAGCAGCCTCCCACAAGTAACCTGGCTGCAGGATGTACTGAGCCAACACTCGACGGAAGCCTGGCAGCCGGTTAAACAAACATCGAATGATCTGGCACTGCTGCAATATACCGGTGGTACAACCGGTATTCCTAAAGGAGCCATGCTTACACAAGGCAATTTGATGGCCAATCTTAAACAGCTTAAGGACCTGCTGGAAAGATACACCCACACTGGACAGGAGCGCCTGCTACAACCCTTACCGCTTTATCATATCTATGCCTTCATGCTGAATCTTGCTTTTTTCAGTCAGGGCGCCAATACGGAGCTGGTACCCAACCCCAAAAACATCAAGTCGTTAATCCGTTGCTTTCAGACACATAAACCCACTGTCTTCGCTGGAATAAATCCGCTATTTAATACGCTGTTAAACCACAAACACTTCAAACGCCTTAGCTTTAAACACCTGGGACTAACCATTTCTGGCGGCATGGCATTATCACCCCTGCTGGGAACTGCCTGGTCTGAAGTGACCGGATCAGCCATCGCTGAAGGTTATGGTTTAACTGAGTGTTCGCCGGTTGTCAGTGTCAACCGCCCAGATCACATCATTATAGGCAGTGTTGGACCCGCACTTAGCAATACCCAGGTACGTATTATCGATGAGCAAGGTAATCTTCTGCCAATAGGTGAAACCGGCGAGATACAAGTCAAAGGGCCACAAGTCATGGCAGGCTACTGGAATCAACCTGAAGAAACCCAACAGGCGCTCTCCAGAGACGGCTGGCTGAATACCGGTGACATAGGTCTGCTGACGCAGGAAGGTGCACTTAAAATCATTGACCGAAAAAAAGAACTGATTTGTGTCTCTGGCTTTAAAGTATTTCCCAGCGAACTGGAAACCCTGGTATGCAGTATGCCTGAGGTAGAAGACTGCGCAGCGATCGGCATACCGGATGAAGCAACCGGAGAGAAGATCAAACTCTATGTCATGACCCGAAGCACCAACCTTACCCCCCAAACCGTACGTACTTACTGCAAGGAACGGCTGACGGCCTATAAAGTGCCAAAATGTGTGGAGTTCTGCAGCACACTACCTCGCACACCTGTTGGCAAAGTACTCAGACGCAAATTGAAAGAGCAGGCGTTGCGTCAGTTGGAAAACAACTCACGCAACTCCAATCAGGCTCGATGA
- a CDS encoding EAL and HDOD domain-containing protein → MPEQEQKKVTDYCLALQPICDQHLRHVGDELLYRASVNARAAVIDNPLVATARVCNIAFYEMGREALSGPRELFFNTPREWLVNPDLLPPVADRIVLEVLESVEGDAEVMAALRNIKALGYRIALDDFVLNKATSPLLALADIVKIDLLNNGINEQELELYKSYGIQLLAEKVEDFDTFKRCRDLGFTLFQGYFYARPEVRQSQFIKRSSNKAAQLRLLAVLNEREPEYDKLESLMAQDSPLCIRLLRLCNSPLYRRQCEISSLRQAMILVGFSGLRKLIIVILLADNNPCNLLLLPKALTRAAMCERLAEESQHDHPDSAFLVGILSMMDTLLDEPLDKLCLQLPLSEAVREALLKQQGRLGEILRLTIAYEDARLGSASQVVVQRLNRCYMNSVSWANNLLIEVADTDK, encoded by the coding sequence ATGCCGGAACAGGAACAGAAAAAAGTAACTGATTATTGTCTTGCACTACAACCTATATGTGATCAGCATTTACGGCATGTGGGTGACGAGTTGCTTTATCGTGCCAGTGTGAATGCCAGAGCAGCTGTGATTGATAACCCTCTGGTGGCTACCGCACGTGTCTGTAATATTGCTTTTTACGAAATGGGACGGGAAGCGCTTAGTGGTCCCCGTGAGCTGTTTTTTAACACCCCCCGTGAGTGGTTGGTAAACCCGGATCTTTTACCACCGGTTGCTGATCGTATCGTATTGGAAGTGCTTGAAAGTGTTGAAGGTGATGCTGAAGTCATGGCCGCCCTTCGCAATATCAAAGCCCTGGGTTATCGCATCGCACTGGATGATTTTGTCCTCAATAAAGCCACTTCCCCGTTATTGGCGTTAGCCGATATTGTTAAGATAGATCTACTTAATAACGGTATTAATGAGCAGGAACTTGAGCTGTATAAATCATACGGCATTCAACTCCTGGCTGAAAAAGTAGAAGATTTCGACACCTTTAAGCGTTGTCGTGACTTGGGCTTTACTCTGTTTCAGGGCTATTTTTATGCCCGCCCGGAAGTCAGGCAAAGCCAGTTTATTAAGCGTAGCAGTAATAAGGCTGCCCAGTTGCGTCTGCTGGCTGTTTTGAATGAGCGGGAGCCGGAGTATGACAAGCTGGAATCGTTGATGGCGCAGGATTCACCGCTTTGTATACGCCTGTTGCGGCTGTGTAACTCACCCCTATACCGACGCCAATGTGAAATCAGCAGTTTACGTCAGGCAATGATTCTGGTTGGCTTTAGTGGTTTGCGCAAGTTGATTATTGTGATTTTGCTGGCGGACAACAATCCCTGTAATTTATTGTTGCTACCCAAGGCGCTCACTCGTGCCGCTATGTGTGAGCGTCTTGCTGAAGAATCACAACACGATCATCCAGACAGTGCCTTTCTTGTGGGTATCTTGTCAATGATGGATACCCTGCTGGATGAGCCACTGGATAAGCTCTGCCTGCAACTGCCGCTGAGTGAGGCTGTGCGTGAGGCATTGCTGAAACAACAGGGGCGTTTGGGTGAAATTCTACGCCTGACTATTGCCTATGAAGATGCACGCCTGGGATCAGCATCACAAGTGGTGGTTCAGCGACTTAACCGCTGTTATATGAACAGTGTGAGTTGGGCTAATAATCTGCTCATTGAAGTCGCTGATACCGATAAATAA
- a CDS encoding TraB/GumN family protein: protein MTTSVISSDQTGGPREELHKHDTHYTLLGTAHVSKASASEVSELIRSGEFDAVAIELCPGRLRSMQDPEALAKMDLFQVIREGKAGMVAASLALGAFQQRVAEESGIAPGAEMKAALDEAEAAGLPVMVIDRDIGITLKRVYRSVPWWQRMNLISGLMASLVSKEKVSAEDIEKLKQGDVLESTFTEFAEESEHLYQALITERDHYMALRLAQENGDSRYKRVLVIIGAGHLKGMSDNLRGHLPEDPAEQLSLLEQIPKGSRWPKLIPWVIMLLVLTGFAIGFSRNTDLGLQLIIEWVMINGTLAALGALIAKAHPLTIIGTFFAAPFTSLNPTIGAGMVAAAIEIAMRKPTVGDFSRLRQDVTRLRGWWRNRVSRTLLVFILATFGSALGTYLGGFRIFGQLAAAG, encoded by the coding sequence ATGACAACTTCAGTAATCAGCTCTGATCAAACCGGCGGCCCACGTGAAGAGCTGCACAAACATGACACACACTACACACTACTGGGCACAGCGCATGTTTCCAAGGCCAGTGCCAGCGAAGTGAGTGAACTGATTCGTTCAGGAGAGTTTGATGCTGTCGCGATAGAGCTTTGTCCCGGACGTCTGCGGTCTATGCAAGATCCTGAAGCGCTGGCAAAAATGGATCTGTTCCAGGTTATCCGTGAAGGCAAAGCAGGGATGGTTGCCGCCAGCCTGGCACTGGGAGCCTTTCAGCAACGCGTTGCCGAAGAAAGTGGCATAGCGCCAGGCGCTGAAATGAAAGCCGCACTAGATGAAGCAGAAGCCGCTGGACTGCCGGTAATGGTCATCGACCGGGATATCGGCATTACTCTGAAACGGGTCTACCGGAGTGTACCCTGGTGGCAACGAATGAATTTGATCAGTGGTTTAATGGCCAGCCTGGTATCTAAAGAGAAAGTATCGGCTGAAGATATAGAAAAGCTCAAACAGGGCGATGTTCTGGAATCCACCTTCACCGAGTTTGCCGAAGAGTCTGAGCACCTCTACCAGGCGCTGATCACCGAGCGCGATCATTATATGGCTCTGCGCCTGGCACAGGAGAATGGTGACAGTCGCTATAAACGTGTACTGGTGATTATCGGTGCGGGTCACCTCAAAGGCATGTCGGACAATCTGCGCGGGCACTTGCCGGAAGATCCCGCAGAACAACTCAGTTTGCTGGAGCAAATACCTAAGGGTAGCCGCTGGCCTAAGCTGATTCCCTGGGTCATCATGCTGCTGGTTTTAACCGGTTTCGCCATAGGCTTCAGCCGCAACACCGATCTGGGATTACAACTGATTATTGAGTGGGTCATGATCAATGGCACTTTAGCCGCGTTGGGAGCGCTGATTGCCAAAGCGCATCCCTTAACGATCATCGGTACATTTTTTGCCGCACCGTTTACCTCACTGAACCCCACTATAGGGGCAGGCATGGTCGCTGCAGCCATCGAAATAGCCATGCGCAAACCAACCGTAGGAGATTTTTCCCGACTCCGTCAGGATGTCACCCGACTGAGGGGGTGGTGGCGTAACCGGGTATCCCGAACACTACTCGTGTTCATACTCGCCACATTTGGCTCAGCACTGGGTACCTACCTTGGCGGCTTCAGAATATTTGGCCAACTTGCGGCAGCCGGCTAA
- the moaA gene encoding GTP 3',8-cyclase MoaA, with translation MTELLNTAALVDRFGRRVRYVRLSVTDRCDFRCVYCMSEKMTFLPREQVLTLEEIGRIASVFTSLGVEKIRLTGGEPLVRRDLMELVDYIGTLGLKDFTMTTNGSQLPRFAADLKAAGLHRLNISLDSLNPEKFRRITRNGELHKVLAGIDAAQAAGFSAIKINAVVMRGRNDDEVLALVDMVRQRGIDISFIEEMPLGDVSDHGRDETFCSSDEVKAMIEQRYPLTPLTHNTGGPSKYFSMPDSRSRIGFISPHSHNFCGDCNRVRVTVEGQLLLCLGNEHSVDLKPILRAHPQDNGPLRQAIIDAMELKPESHHFTTDGEVQVVRFMNMTGG, from the coding sequence ATGACTGAGCTCCTGAATACGGCTGCATTGGTGGATCGTTTTGGTCGACGGGTGCGTTATGTGCGCTTGTCGGTAACCGATCGCTGTGATTTTCGCTGTGTGTATTGTATGAGCGAAAAGATGACCTTTTTGCCCAGAGAACAGGTACTGACATTGGAGGAGATCGGACGGATTGCGTCAGTCTTTACCAGCCTTGGGGTTGAAAAAATCCGTCTGACTGGTGGTGAACCATTGGTCAGGCGTGATCTGATGGAATTGGTGGATTATATCGGTACCTTGGGGCTAAAAGATTTCACCATGACCACCAACGGCAGTCAGTTACCGCGCTTTGCCGCTGATCTGAAAGCCGCAGGCTTGCATCGACTGAATATTAGTCTGGATTCGCTGAACCCGGAGAAATTCCGTCGGATTACCCGTAATGGTGAGTTGCACAAGGTTCTGGCCGGGATAGACGCTGCGCAGGCCGCCGGTTTCAGTGCAATCAAGATCAATGCCGTGGTAATGCGTGGACGCAATGATGACGAAGTGCTAGCTCTGGTCGACATGGTGCGTCAACGTGGCATCGATATCAGCTTTATTGAAGAAATGCCGCTGGGGGATGTTTCTGATCATGGACGTGATGAGACTTTCTGCTCCAGCGATGAAGTCAAAGCAATGATTGAACAGCGTTATCCGCTGACACCACTGACGCATAACACCGGTGGACCCTCAAAATATTTCAGTATGCCTGATAGCCGCAGCCGCATAGGGTTTATATCACCTCACAGTCATAATTTCTGTGGTGATTGCAACCGTGTCAGGGTCACGGTAGAAGGGCAGTTGTTACTCTGTCTTGGCAATGAGCACTCGGTTGATCTGAAACCTATATTGCGTGCACACCCACAGGATAACGGCCCGTTACGCCAGGCGATTATTGACGCCATGGAGCTGAAACCTGAGTCTCATCATTTCACTACAGATGGTGAAGTTCAGGTGGTGCGCTTTATGAATATGACTGGTGGTTGA
- the moaE gene encoding molybdopterin synthase catalytic subunit MoaE, whose amino-acid sequence MFKIQVCAERFDTGKELDALSQQRTDIGALASFVGYVRDFNERPDVTALTLEHYPGMTEQQLQAITETAAERWPLLGGTIIHRIGRMEPGDPIVLVAVASAHRQAAFDACNFIMDYLKTRAPFWKKEHTLSGDYWVSSRPSDSQAAQRWDNNND is encoded by the coding sequence ATGTTCAAAATACAGGTCTGTGCTGAACGTTTTGATACCGGCAAAGAGCTGGACGCTTTGAGTCAGCAGCGTACAGATATTGGTGCATTAGCCAGCTTTGTCGGCTATGTGCGAGATTTCAATGAGCGTCCGGATGTGACAGCGCTGACGTTGGAACATTATCCCGGCATGACTGAGCAGCAACTGCAAGCCATTACTGAAACAGCCGCTGAACGTTGGCCGCTGCTGGGTGGTACGATTATTCACCGGATTGGCCGGATGGAGCCGGGTGATCCGATAGTGCTGGTGGCTGTAGCCTCAGCGCACCGTCAGGCTGCATTTGATGCCTGTAACTTCATTATGGACTATCTGAAAACCCGGGCGCCTTTCTGGAAAAAAGAGCATACCTTGAGTGGTGACTACTGGGTCAGTTCACGTCCTTCAGATAGCCAGGCGGCACAACGCTGGGATAATAATAATGACTGA
- a CDS encoding class II glutamine amidotransferase, with protein sequence MCELLGMSANVPTDICFSFTGLMQRGGGTGPHKDGWGIAFYEGCGLRIFHDPAPSAQSRIAQLIAEYPIKSRIVISHIRQANVGKVCLENTHPFDRELWGRKWCYAHNGQLDPEIFNWPLQHYFPVGSTDSEYAFCWLLDQIRNTFPTPPQDYATLTGFIHRCCETLRSLGVFNLLLSESTHLFTYCTTRLCWITRQSPFGEAQLSDCDVAVNFEAVTTPNDIVTVIATDPLTNNETWSKLETGEMVVFVDGKVARRLHTTP encoded by the coding sequence ATGTGTGAACTGCTTGGCATGAGTGCCAATGTACCCACAGACATCTGCTTCAGTTTTACCGGTTTGATGCAACGTGGTGGCGGCACGGGCCCACATAAAGACGGCTGGGGGATAGCCTTTTATGAAGGCTGCGGTCTGCGTATTTTCCACGACCCTGCACCAAGCGCGCAATCACGTATTGCCCAACTGATTGCTGAATACCCGATTAAAAGCCGCATAGTCATCAGCCATATACGCCAAGCCAATGTCGGCAAAGTCTGCCTGGAAAACACCCACCCATTTGATCGTGAACTTTGGGGACGCAAATGGTGTTATGCACATAATGGCCAACTGGATCCTGAAATCTTTAACTGGCCATTACAGCACTACTTCCCAGTGGGCTCCACAGACAGTGAATATGCGTTTTGCTGGTTACTGGATCAGATACGTAACACCTTTCCAACACCCCCACAGGACTATGCGACTTTGACAGGTTTTATTCACCGGTGTTGTGAAACTTTACGATCATTGGGTGTTTTTAACCTGCTATTGAGTGAGTCTACACATCTGTTCACCTACTGCACCACCAGGCTTTGCTGGATCACCCGGCAATCGCCCTTTGGAGAAGCACAGCTAAGTGACTGTGATGTCGCGGTTAACTTTGAAGCCGTCACCACTCCCAATGATATTGTCACGGTTATTGCCACCGACCCACTGACCAACAATGAAACCTGGTCAAAACTGGAAACAGGAGAAATGGTGGTTTTTGTTGACGGAAAAGTCGCAAGACGTTTGCATACTACGCCCTGA
- a CDS encoding bactofilin family protein gives MGILKRHVPPKPGRATVSIIARGNRFSGDTRISGKMHVDGTFEGHIVAEDDVSIGIYGLITGRVRGTKIFVSGKLEGDVICDHLFIESGGQVNARVCCADMKVDQGGVFVGERSLPEPTLGIHSIDISEAEQYAEHNDIFASLPERITLSKKVK, from the coding sequence GTGGGAATCCTTAAACGCCATGTACCCCCTAAACCAGGGCGGGCCACAGTAAGCATAATTGCTCGCGGTAACCGCTTTTCCGGTGACACTCGCATCAGTGGTAAAATGCATGTAGATGGTACCTTTGAAGGGCATATCGTCGCCGAAGATGACGTTTCGATTGGTATCTATGGTCTGATAACCGGTAGAGTCCGTGGCACTAAAATTTTTGTCAGCGGTAAACTGGAAGGGGATGTTATCTGCGACCACCTGTTTATTGAATCAGGCGGTCAGGTTAATGCCAGAGTCTGTTGTGCCGATATGAAAGTTGATCAAGGCGGGGTTTTTGTCGGGGAGCGCAGCCTTCCTGAACCGACACTCGGCATCCATTCCATTGACATATCTGAAGCCGAACAATACGCCGAACATAACGATATTTTTGCGTCATTGCCGGAACGTATTACACTCAGTAAAAAGGTTAAATAA
- a CDS encoding DUF5675 family protein translates to MPRTHLISVTRKWETEHSTISEFFISDALPHDGEIHHGFFLELEGPDTIEQRQRKRIVEGIFNLKWAISTNNRNIRRDLPLPHLYNSDVPDSRGIYIHVGNYPINSDGCLLIGRSRKVDEVSDSRSTLNALKKYLNRVGIENVRLIIKSEYQAV, encoded by the coding sequence ATGCCAAGGACTCACCTCATATCGGTTACCCGCAAATGGGAAACAGAACACTCAACAATAAGCGAATTTTTTATATCTGATGCATTGCCTCATGATGGGGAGATTCATCATGGTTTTTTTCTAGAACTTGAAGGTCCCGATACGATAGAGCAACGTCAGCGAAAGCGTATTGTGGAAGGAATTTTTAATTTAAAATGGGCAATCTCAACAAATAATCGCAATATTAGGCGTGATCTGCCTTTACCACATCTATATAATTCAGATGTTCCAGATAGTCGGGGTATTTATATACATGTTGGAAATTATCCAATTAATTCAGATGGTTGCTTATTAATTGGACGTTCACGAAAAGTCGATGAAGTTAGTGATAGTAGAAGTACCTTGAATGCACTTAAAAAGTATTTAAATCGTGTCGGAATTGAAAATGTGCGTCTGATTATTAAATCGGAGTATCAAGCAGTATGA